The following are encoded together in the Glycine max cultivar Williams 82 chromosome 8, Glycine_max_v4.0, whole genome shotgun sequence genome:
- the LOC100781427 gene encoding LEAF RUST 10 DISEASE-RESISTANCEUS RECEPTOR-LIKE PROTEIN KINASE-like 2.1, which translates to MAADFAIKIPTSFPSTMNTRSSLFASILTLAFFFLTSLPQSYSQLQNHTYSICSQISFSCGTLRNISYPFWGGNRPQFCGRNGFKLTCMHNENTSVQVGSQRFNVLNINQTASTLRMVRTDLVYDRCSSNFTNTSLSVSPFTFLPSVQNVIVFYECPSGINSVVGNTFTCQNDTSKHVFYVVNGTQLNQFPDLHKYCGVSLQVQVSQGVVWESGLGVLEKGFDVRYDAELSSQCTACRDSGGTCGTNENDSPQFSCYCSAGAHASVCSTHKSQRKNRVLKLVLGFVATGFALPLIAVIICRNKARIWKFMLIQVGKIKRNDRVIEAFLESQGSMGLKRYSFSDVKKMTDSLKIKLGEGGYGSVYKGKLLNGCSVAVKILNESKENGEEFINEVASISKTSHVNIVSLLGFCLDGSRKALIYEFMFNGSLEKYIHKKASAESKTTTPSLSLERLHQIAIGIAQGLEYLHKGCNTRILHFDIKPHNILLDEVYRPKISDFGLAKLSTRDESIISMSNARGTVGYVAPEVFSKSFGGVSHKSDVYSYGMMLLEMVGGQKNMDIEASRSSEIYFPQLVIYKKLEQGNDLGLDGGILSGEENEIAKRMTMVGLWCIQTIPSHRPTISRVIDMLEGSVDSLEMPPKPFLSSPPRSSTDFSTAISKSLDGV; encoded by the exons atgGCTGCAGACTTCGCCATTAAAATCCCTACAAGCTTTCCATCAACGATGAACACTCGTTCCTCCTTGTTTGCATCCATACTCACacttgctttcttcttcttaacaAGTTTGCCACAATCCTACTCTCAATTACAAAACCACACGTACTCTATTTGCAGCCAAATATCATTCAGTTGTGGAACTCTGAGAAACATATCCTATCCTTTCTGGGGAGGGAACCGACCTCAGTTTTGTGGCCGCAATGGGTTCAAGCTAACGTGCATGCACAATGAAAACACCTCGGTTCAAGTTGGTTCCCAAAGATTCAACGTACTAAACATTAACCAAACGGCTTCCACCTTGAGAATGGTGAGAACGGACCTTGTCTATGATCGCTGCTCTTCCAATTTCACCAACACTTCTCTGAGTGTCAGTCCCTTCACTTTTCTCCCCTCCGTTCAGAATGTCATTGTATTCTACGAATGCCCTTCTGGGATTAATTCAGTTGTGGGAAACACTTTTACGTGCCAGAATGATACTAGTAAACATGTTTTCTATGTGGTCAATGGAACTCAGCTGAACCAGTTCCCAGACCTTCACAAGTACTGTGGGGTTAGTCTTCAGGTGCAAGTTTCCCAGGGTGTTGTTTGGGAAAGTGGACTTGGGGTGCTGGAGAAAGGGTTTGATGTGCGGTACGATGCAGAGTTGAGTTCTCAGTGCACTGCATGCAGGGATTCTGGAGGAACATGTGGAACCAATGAGAATGATTCGCCTCAGTTCTCTTGTTATTGCTCCGCCGGAGCTCATGCTTCAGTCTGCTCTACTCACAAAA GTCAAAGGAAGAACAGAGTGTTGAAGCTGGTTTTAg GTTTCGTTGCTACTGGATTTGCACTACCTCTAATAGCTGTCATCATATGCCGTAACAAAGCTAGGATTTGGAAATTTATGTTAATACAAGTTGGTAAGATAAAAAGGAATGATCGAGTTATAGAAGCCTTCCTTGAAAGCCAAGGTTCTATGGGTCTAAAAAGATACAGTTTCTCTGATGTCAAGAAAATGACTGACTccttgaaaattaaacttggaGAAGGTGGTTATGGTTCTGTATACAAAGGAAAATTACTGAATGGCTGCTCAGTGGCAGTGAAGATACTGAACGAGTCAAAAGAGAATGGCGAAGAGTTTATCAATGAGGTTGCTAGCATAAGCAAAACATCCCATGTCAACATTGTCTCTCTCCTTGGATTTTGTCTAGATGGAAGCAGAAAAGCTCTCATCTATGAGTTCATGTTCAATGGTTCACTTGAAAAGTACATTCACAAGAAAGCATCAGCTGAAAGCAAAACTACTACCCCATCCTTGAGCTTGGAGAGATTGCACCAGATTGCAATAGGCATAGCTCAAGGACTTGAGTACTTGCACAAAGGATGCAACACTCGGATTCTGCATTTCGACATTAAACCACATAACATCCTTTTGGACGAAGTTTATCGCCCCAAGATATCGGATTTTGGACTTGCTAAGCTCAGCACAAGAGATGAAAGCATCATTTCAATGTCAAATGCTAGAGGGACAGTAGGGTACGTGGCTCCCGAAGTGTTCAGTAAAAGTTTTGGAGGTGTTTCACACAAGTCTGATGTTTACAGCTATGGAATGATGCTGCTAGAAATGGTTGGAGGGCAGAAGAACATGGACATTGAAGCTAGTCGTTCAAGTGAGATATATTTCCCACAATTGGTTATTTATAAGAAGCTTGAGCAGGGCAATGATTTGGGACTTGATGGTGGGATATTGTCCGGTGAGGAAAATGAGATAGCAAAGAGAATGACTATGGTGGGTTTGTGGTGCATTCAGACAATTCCTTCTCATAGACCTACCATAAGTAGAGTCATTGACATGTTGGAAGGTAGTGTGGATTCCTTGGAAATGCCACCAAAACCATTTCTGTCTTCtcctccaagatcatcaacagaTTTTTCCACTGCAATATCCAAATCACTTGACGGTGTCtaa
- the LOC100788183 gene encoding protein SAR DEFICIENT 1, which yields MAAKRFFDDSDQDNNNKPPGDKRMRTTPRPSFASVIGEVVMVKNLQNLFSGLEPLLRRVVNEEMERVMRHFSVPRSILSRSPSLRIEAASMEQESKYELVFSKKLSVPIFTGSRIVDIDGNSIHVILVDKSGGEVVAVPTSLGHPIKLEIVVLDGDFPAPNNNKEEYSWTSEEFNNHIVKERTGKRPLLTGELNLTMRDGIALIEEIEFTDNSSWIRSRKFRVAVRVAPGSNQTVRIREGITEPFVVKDHRGELYKKHHPPMLNDEVWRLEKIGKDGAFHKKLSKEGINSVQDFLKLYFVDFHRLKKILGVGMSDKMWDVTIKHAKTCEKGNKYYAYRGHNFTVFLNSICQLVRADINGQTFPGRELSNMTRSYMEKLVREAYARWNDLEEIDAALLTQGETLEEFPNNHQASLIAYDQNDYFGDKSAEVGNYVPTHNAQMGCSDWQVNGTFGTTSFVNGGIPYSFSDSQSDSDITPSVDAAARWH from the exons atggCGGCGAAACGATTTTTTGATGATTCTGATCAAGACAACAATAATAAGCCACCAGGCGATAAACGGATGAGAACTACACCAAGACCTTCTTTTGCTTC GGTAATAGGAGAAGTGGTGATGGTGAAAAACTTGCAGAACCTTTTCTCAGGCTTGGAGCCCTTGCTTAGAAGAGTG GTGAATGAAGAGATGGAGAGAGTGATGAGGCATTTTAGTGTGCCACGTTCAATATTAAGTAGGTCCCCTTCGTTGAGGATAGAAGCAGCATCAATGGAGCAAGAATCAAAGTATGAACTGGTGTTCAGCAAGAAGCTATCGGTCCCTATATTCACGGGAAGCAGAATAGTGGACATAGATGGGAATTCCATCCACGTGATTCTGGTTGACAAAAGTGGCGGTGAAGTAGTAGCGGTTCCCACTAGTCTGGGCCACCCGATAAAGCTAGAGATAGTGGTGCTTGATGGGGATTTTCCAGCTCCCAACAACAACAAGGAAGAATATTCATGGACGAGTGAGGAGTTCAACAACCACATAGTGAAggagagaactgggaagaggcCATTGCTCACTGGAGAATTGAATCTCACCATGAGAGATGGGATTGCACTAATTGAAGAGATTGAGTTCACTGATAACTCTAGTTGGATACGAAGCAGGAAGTTCAGAGTTGCAGTTAGGGTGGCTCCTGGGAGTAATCAAACTGTTCGAATTCGTGAAGGAATCACTGAGCCATTTGTTGTTAAGGATCACCGTGGTGAAT TGTACAAGAAACATCACCCACCTATGCTCAACGACGAAGTGTGGCGCCTAGAGAAGATTGGTAAAGACGGAGCTTTCCACAAAAAATTGTCCAAAGAGGGGATAAACAGCGTTCAAGACTTCCTCAAGTTATACTTTGTTGATTTCCATAGGCTCAAAAAG ATTTTGGGCGTTGGGATGTCagataaaatgtgggatgtGACAATCAAGCATGCAAAGACTTGCGAGAAGGGCAACAAATACTACGCGTACCGTGGGCATAATTTTACCGTCTTTCTGAATTCCATATGCCAGTTGGTTAGAGCTGATATCAACGGCCAAACTTTTCCTGGCAGAGAGCTAAGCAACATGACTAGG AGCTATATGGAAAAATTGGTGAGAGAAGCATATGCTAGATGGAATGACTTGGAAGAAATTGATGCGGCTCTGTTAACCCAAG GTGAAACCTTGGAGGAATTTCCAAACAATCATCAGGCATCACTAATAGCATATGATCAGAATGACTACTTTGGTGATAAATCTGCCGAAGTTGGTAACTATGTACCAACCCATAATGCACAAATGGGATGCAGCGACTGGCAAGTGAATGGAACATTTGGCACAACATCATTCGTGAATGGCGGCATACCTTACAGCTTCTCAGATTCACAATCGGACAGTGACATAACCCCCTCAGTTGATGCTGCCGCAAGGTGGCATTAG
- the LOC100781977 gene encoding LEAF RUST 10 DISEASE-RESISTANCEUS RECEPTOR-LIKE PROTEIN KINASE-like 2.1 has protein sequence MFKFAFFFAFFLFFTTNTTSGSHNNTSSCPTNSCKNGPKISYPFWFSQGSLPDQYCGYQELGLFCDDNGNAIFSPPPGKYYYVKDIDYANHILKLVDFDTANITCPRALHSFPLGNLPLSHSPLNSNLNFYYNCTHYPSSGVPPIECLSSGANRSFVFLMGNETEGFDCQEKVVVAVLKDQITSHDDGGLINEFAGAMNEGFLLDWQTTTNCAECEASNGTCGYSNTRKETLCFCKDGTTKSNTCQGGGGSRTGLSRLIIGLIIGGGIGALLICILVYSFRRKLSPIVSEIRKVKKIHQDIEALIRSNGPLPIKRYSYSEIKKMTNSFQSKLGQGGYGQVYKGNLSNNSPVAVKVLNASKGNGEEFMNEVISISRTSHVNIVNLLGFCLEGQKKALVYDYMPNGSLEKFIHNKNLETNPPLSWERLHHIAEGIAKGLEYLHRGCNTRILHFDIKPSNILLDKKFCPKISDFGMAKLCSNTQSIISMYGARGTVGYIAPEVWNRNFGGVSYKSDVYSYGMMILEMVGGRQSISIEASHSSETYFPDWIYKHVELGSNLAWDEGMTTDENEICKKMIIVGLWCIQTIPSDRPAMSKVVEMLEGSIDQLQIPPKPFIFSPTKTQVDICTTTSSSD, from the exons ATGTTcaaatttgcatttttttttgccttttttctttttttcactactaatactaCCTCCGGAAGCCACAACAACACATCATCCTGTCCTACTAACAGCTGCAAAAATGGACCTAAGATCAGTTACCCATTTTGGTTTTCCCAAGGTTCCCTTCCTGATCAATATTGCGGTTACCAAGAACTTGGGCTTTTTTGTGATGACAATGGCAACGCTATTTTTTCTCCACCCCCAGGTAAATACTATTACGTAAAAGACATAGACTATGCAAACCATATACTTAAGCTCGTTGATTTTGACACTGCAAACATAACTTGTCCAAGGGCACTTCACAGCTTTCCCTTGGGCAACCTACCACTCTCTCACTCCCCTTTGAACTCAAACCTCAACTTTTACTACAACTGCACTCACTACCCTTCTTCTGGTGTGCCTCCTATCGAGTGTCTAAGTTCTGGGGCAAACCGGTCTTTTGTGTTTCTGATGGGGAACGAGACCGAAGGTTTCGACTGTCAGGAAAAAGTTGTGGTGGCAGTGTTGAAGGATCAGATCACAAGTCATGATGATGGCGGCTTGATCAACGAGTTTGCTGGGGCCATGAATGAAGGCTTCTTGCTTGATTGGCAAACAACTACGAATTGCGCCGAGTGCGAGGCTAGTAATGGAACTTGTGGTTACAGTAACACCAGGAAGGAGACGCTGTGCTTTTGCAAGGATGGCACCACAAAAAGCAATACATGTCAag GGGGAGGGGGAAGCAGAACCGGTTTGTCAAGGTTAATTATAG GTTTAATAATAGGTGGAGGAATTGGTGCACTGCTGATATGCATCCTAGTTTACAGTTTTAGACGAAAATTATCACCAATTGTGTCAGAAATCCGGAAGGTCAAAAAGATTCATCAAGACATTGAGGCCCTCATAAGAAGTAATGGACCTCTTCCCATAAAAAGATATTCATATTCAGAGATAAAGAAAATGACCAATTCTTTTCAATCCAAACTGGGACAAGGTGGCTATGGTCAAGTATATAAAGGAAATCTAAGCAACAACTCTCCTGTGGCAGTGAAGGTACTGAATGCTTCCAAAGGGAACGGGGAAGAATTTATGAACGAAGTTATAAGCATCAGTAGAACGTCCCATGTAAATATTGTTAATCTCCTTGGTTTTTGTCTTGAAGGCCAGAAGAAAGCACTTGTCTACGATTACATGCCCAATGGATCCCTTGAAAAGTTTATACACAACAAGAATTTGGAAACCAATCCACCTTTGAGTTGGGAAAGATTACACCACATTGCTGAAGGGATAGCTAAAGGACTGGAGTACTTGCATAGAGGGTGCAACACTCGGATATTACATTTTGACATAAAACCAAGCAACATCCTTTTGGACAAAAAGTTCTGTCCCAAAATCTCTGATTTTGGGATGGCTAAGCTCTGCTCAAATACACAAAGTATCATATCTATGTATGGTGCTAGAGGGACAGTTGGGTATATAGCTCCAGAAGTGTGGAACAGAAACTTTGGAGGGGTGTCATATAAGTCTGATGTCTATAGTTATGGAATGATGATTTTGGAAATGGTCGGAGGAAGGCAAAGTATCAGTATTGAAGCAAGTCATTCAAGTGAGACATATTTTCCTGATTGGATATACAAGCATGTTGAGTTGGGAAGCAATTTAGCATGGGATGAAGGTATGACCAcagatgaaaatgaaatttgtaaGAAAATGATTATTGTGGGATTGTGGTGCATACAAACAATCCCATCTGACAGGCCTGCTATGAGTAAGGTGGTTGAAATGTTAGAAGGAAGCATAGATCAGTTGCAAATTCCACCAAAGCCATTCATATTTAGTCCTACCAAAACCCAAGTGGATATTTGCACCACTACTAGTAGCTCTGATTGA
- the LOC100782511 gene encoding glycosyltransferase BC10, with translation MKNNNHQQQERSLAAQSQMFSFFFSHVLVFASGLLIGITLITFSFKNLSLNFQFHQLFLPSLSPHSDPILISALNNQTKVTIHSILRPTKAAMHDMTEEELLWRASMVPMIKELPYNHTPKVAFMFLTKGSVLLAPLWERFFKGNEAFYSIYVHSLPSFNDTVPQTSVFHGRRIPSKEVRWGDFNIVGAERRLLANALLDFSNQHFVLLSESCIPLFNFSTIYNYLMNSTKTFVEAYDMPGAVGRGRYSPRMRPLVNLSQWKKGSQWFQIDRALAIDIVSDQQYFPLFNKYCKNRCYGDEHYLPTFVSIRFWKRNSNRTLTFVDWSRGGAHPARFMRQHVTVDFLKRLRHGRTCLYNGKTTNICHLFARKFMPQALDRLLRFAPRIMQFN, from the exons ATGAAGAATAATAACCACCAGCAGCAAGAACGGTCCCTCGCTGCTCAATCACAGATGTTCAGTTTCTTCTTCTCTCATGTTCTTGTATTTGCCTCAGGGTTGCTCATTGGAATCACCCTCAtcactttctctttcaaaaacTTGTCCCTCAACTTTCAATTCCACCAACTCTTCCTTCCATCACTGTCTCCTCATTCTGATCCCATTCTCATCTCTGCGttaaataatcaaacaaaagtCACCATCCATTCCATCTTGAGGCCAACCAAAGCGGCTATGCATGACATGACAGAGGAAGAGTTGCTGTGGAGAGCTTCTATGGTTCCTATGATTAAGGAACTTCCTTACAATCACACCCCAAAGGTTGCATTCATGTTTTTGACAAAAGGGTCTGTCCTTTTGGCTCCACTGTGGGAGAGATTCTTCAAAGGAAATGAAGCCTTCTATTCCATCTATGTCCATTCACTTCCTTCTTTCAATGACACTGTGCCTCAAACTTCTGTGTTTCATGGCCGCAGAATACCAAGCAAG GAGGTAAGATGGGGTGACTTCAACATTGTAGGGGCAGAGAGACGTCTACTAGCCAATGCACTGCTTGATTTCTCTAATCAACATTTTGTTCTTCTCTCAGAATCATGcattcctttgttcaatttctcAACCATCTATAACTATCTTATGAACTCAACCAAGACCTTTGTGGAAGCCTATGACATGCCAGGTGCAGTGGGGCGAGGCAGGTACAGCCCCAGAATGAGGCCACTAGTTAACCTTTCTCAATGGAAAAAGGGGTCACAATGGTTTCAAATAGACCGTGCCCTTGCCATTGACATAGTTTCTGACCAACAATACTTCCCCTTGTTCAACAAGTATTGCAAGAATAGATGTTATGGTGATGAGCACTACTTGCCAACGTTTGTTAGTATCAGGTTTTGGAAGAGGAACTCTAACAGAACATTGACATTTGTAGATTGGTCAAGGGGTGGAGCCCATCCTGCAAGGTTTATGAGACAACATGTAACTGTTGATTTTTTGAAGAGGCTAAGGCATGGCAGAACATGTCTCTACAATGGGAAGACCACCAATATTTGCCACCTGTTTGCAAGAAAATTCATGCCGCAGGCTTTAGATAGATTGCTGAGGTTTGCTCCACGAATAATGcaatttaattga